The following nucleotide sequence is from Halobacillus mangrovi.
ATGGCTAAACAGGGTAAACCTCACGGAACTGTCGTGATTGCGGACGAACAGGTGAAAGGTAAAGGAAGAATGGCTCGAAACTGGGATTCACCTAAAGGCAAAGGGATATGGATGAGTATATTGCTTCGCCCAAATCTCCCTCCTTTTCAAGCCCCTCAGTTGACCTTGCTGGCAGCTACAGCTCTCGCCAAAATGATGGATGCCCACGGGGGGATAACCCCTCAAATTAAGTGGCCTAATGATATATTAGTCAATCATAAAAAAGTTTCAGGCATACTTACAGAGATGCAGGCAGAACAAGACAAGATTCAATATGTTGTTTTAGGAATGGGCATTAACGTCAATCAGGGGATCGAGGATATTCCTTTTGATCTGCATCATAAGGCTTCATCGTTGAAAATTGAGTCAGGTCAAGATTGGAATATTCATGAGACTGTCCAACAAATTCTACGCTTGTTTGAATCTACATACGACCAATATGTTGATTTGGGTTTCAAGGAAGTGAAGCGACAATGGGAGCATTATGGCTACCGGATTGGGGAAGAAGTTACAATTTCAACCATGAAACGGACCTGGAAGGCAACACTTGTCGGGATTGAGCCGGATGGAGCACTGAGAGCTAAAGACCAGGGTGGTCATGAAGAGAAGTTGTATTCAGCAGAGATCCATTGGGGAGAAGGAGGA
It contains:
- a CDS encoding biotin--[acetyl-CoA-carboxylase] ligase — encoded protein: MESTRKQLIELLQKQEGHISGQQLSEALDISRTAVWKHMNELKKDGYEIEAVQRKGYKIVSSPDKISTNTLQWGLDTKWVGQHLYHFDQVESTQEVVHQMAKQGKPHGTVVIADEQVKGKGRMARNWDSPKGKGIWMSILLRPNLPPFQAPQLTLLAATALAKMMDAHGGITPQIKWPNDILVNHKKVSGILTEMQAEQDKIQYVVLGMGINVNQGIEDIPFDLHHKASSLKIESGQDWNIHETVQQILRLFESTYDQYVDLGFKEVKRQWEHYGYRIGEEVTISTMKRTWKATLVGIEPDGALRAKDQGGHEEKLYSAEIHWGEGGYHA